In one window of Pseudomonas sp. IAC-BECa141 DNA:
- the bamA gene encoding outer membrane protein assembly factor BamA: MKRLLLTAVLTVLMIAEVHAESFTISDIRVNGLQRVSAGSVFGALPLNVGEQADDRRLVESTRALFKTGFFQDIQLGREGNVLVITVVERPSVASIEIEGNKAISTEDLMKGLKQSGLAEGEIFQRATLEGVRNELQRQYVAQGRYSATVDTEVVSQPRNRVGLKVKINEGTVAAIQHINVVGNTVFPEEDLTDLFELKTTNWLSFFKNDDKYAREKLSGDLERLRSYYLDRGYINMDIASTQVSITPDKKHVYITVNVNEGEKYTVRDVKLSGDLKVPEDQVKSLLLVQKGQVFSRKLMTTTSELITRRLGNEGYTFANVNGVPQPHDEDHTVDILFAVDPGKRAYVNRINFRGNTKSEDEVLRREMRQMEGGWASTYLIDQSKTRLERLGFFKEVNVETPAVPSVDDQVDVNYSVEEQASGSITASVGFAQSAGLILGGSITQNNFLGTGNRVSVGLTRSEYQSRYNFGYVDPYWTADGVSLGYNAFYRTTDYKDLDVDVASYAVDSLGAGVNVGYPISETSRLTFGLSAQQDEIKTGTYTVDEIFDFVNKEGDKYLNFKASAGWSESTLNKGVLPTRGRSQSLTLETTIPGSDLSFYKLDYRGQLFQPISENYTLRLHTELGYGDGYGSTDGLPFYENYYAGGFNSVRGFKDSTLGPRSTPSTGSNPGTLRDPDQDPLPFGGNVLIQGGVEVLFPLPFVKDQRSLRTSVFWDVGNVFDSKCSDTTNANGTKSNTQCNDISLSNMASSVGVGVTWVTALGPLSFALAMPIKKPDDAETQVFQFSLGQTF; encoded by the coding sequence ATGAAACGTCTGCTGCTAACTGCGGTTCTCACCGTATTGATGATCGCCGAAGTTCACGCCGAGTCCTTCACTATCTCTGATATTCGCGTCAATGGCCTCCAGCGGGTCTCCGCGGGTAGCGTCTTTGGTGCCTTGCCGTTGAACGTCGGCGAGCAGGCGGATGATCGTCGCCTGGTGGAATCCACTCGTGCGTTGTTCAAAACCGGTTTCTTTCAAGATATCCAGCTGGGCCGCGAAGGCAACGTTCTGGTGATCACTGTCGTCGAGCGTCCCTCGGTCGCCAGTATCGAGATCGAAGGCAACAAGGCGATCTCCACCGAAGACCTGATGAAGGGCCTCAAACAATCCGGTCTGGCCGAAGGCGAAATCTTCCAGCGCGCGACCCTCGAAGGTGTTCGTAACGAGCTGCAACGTCAATATGTTGCGCAAGGTCGTTACTCGGCTACCGTCGATACAGAAGTGGTCTCGCAGCCGCGCAACCGTGTCGGTCTGAAAGTGAAGATCAACGAAGGCACCGTCGCAGCCATTCAGCACATCAACGTGGTAGGCAACACGGTTTTCCCCGAGGAAGACCTGACCGACCTGTTCGAACTGAAAACCACCAACTGGCTGTCGTTCTTCAAGAACGACGACAAGTACGCCCGTGAAAAGCTGTCCGGTGACCTGGAGCGTCTGCGCTCCTACTACCTGGACCGCGGCTATATCAACATGGATATCGCTTCGACCCAGGTGTCGATCACCCCGGACAAGAAGCACGTCTACATCACCGTCAACGTTAACGAAGGCGAAAAGTACACCGTTCGTGACGTCAAACTCAGCGGTGACCTGAAAGTCCCTGAAGACCAAGTCAAGTCGCTCTTGCTGGTGCAGAAAGGTCAGGTGTTCTCGCGCAAGCTGATGACCACCACGTCCGAACTGATCACCCGTCGTCTGGGTAACGAGGGTTACACCTTCGCCAACGTCAACGGCGTGCCACAACCGCACGACGAAGATCACACCGTCGATATCCTGTTTGCTGTCGATCCGGGCAAGCGTGCCTACGTCAACCGCATCAATTTCCGTGGCAATACCAAGTCCGAGGACGAGGTGCTGCGTCGTGAAATGCGTCAGATGGAAGGTGGCTGGGCTTCGACCTACCTGATCGACCAGTCCAAGACTCGTCTGGAGCGTCTGGGCTTCTTTAAAGAAGTCAACGTTGAGACCCCGGCCGTGCCAAGTGTCGACGACCAGGTTGACGTGAACTACAGCGTTGAAGAACAGGCTTCCGGTTCGATCACCGCCAGCGTCGGTTTCGCCCAGAGCGCCGGTCTGATCCTCGGTGGTTCGATCACCCAGAACAACTTCCTCGGTACTGGTAACCGTGTGAGCGTGGGCCTGACCCGCAGCGAATACCAGAGCCGCTACAACTTCGGCTACGTTGACCCCTACTGGACCGCCGATGGCGTGAGCCTGGGTTACAACGCGTTCTACCGCACCACCGACTACAAAGACCTCGACGTCGACGTAGCGAGCTATGCGGTAGACAGCCTGGGTGCCGGCGTGAACGTGGGCTACCCGATCAGCGAGACTTCGCGTCTGACCTTCGGTCTGTCCGCTCAGCAGGACGAGATCAAGACCGGTACCTACACCGTTGACGAGATTTTCGACTTCGTTAACAAGGAAGGCGACAAGTACCTGAACTTCAAGGCTTCGGCCGGCTGGTCCGAATCCACATTGAACAAGGGTGTGCTGCCGACTCGCGGTCGTTCCCAGAGCCTGACGCTGGAAACCACCATTCCAGGCAGCGATCTGTCGTTCTACAAACTTGATTACCGTGGCCAGCTGTTCCAGCCGATCAGCGAAAACTACACCCTGCGTCTACACACCGAACTGGGTTATGGCGACGGTTACGGTTCGACCGACGGCTTGCCGTTCTATGAAAACTACTATGCTGGTGGTTTCAACTCGGTCCGTGGTTTCAAAGACAGCACCCTTGGCCCGCGAAGCACGCCAAGTACGGGTAGTAACCCAGGCACCCTGAGAGACCCGGACCAGGATCCGCTGCCGTTCGGTGGTAACGTCCTGATCCAGGGCGGTGTTGAAGTTCTGTTCCCGCTGCCGTTCGTCAAGGATCAGCGTTCCCTGCGTACTTCGGTATTCTGGGATGTCGGTAACGTATTCGACTCCAAGTGTTCCGATACTACGAACGCCAACGGTACGAAATCGAACACCCAATGCAACGACATCAGTCTGAGCAACATGGCCAGTTCCGTCGGTGTCGGCGTAACCTGGGTCACCGCACTGGGCCCGCTGAGTTTTGCACTGGCGATGCCGATCAAGAAACCGGATGACGCTGAAACTCAAGTGTTCCAATTCTCCCTCGGCCAGACGTTCTAA
- a CDS encoding phosphatidate cytidylyltransferase, whose protein sequence is MLKQRIITALILLPIALGGFFLLEGSGFALFIGLVVSLGAWEWARLAGFTAQAFRVGYAAVVALMLFVMYILPGLAPWVLGASVIWWALATWLVLTYPRSSERWSSAASKLVIGLLILLPAWQGLVQIKQYPLGNWLIMAVMVLVWGADIGAYFSGRAFGKRKLAPQVSPGKSWEGVYGGLALSLVITTLVALFRDWTVAQLFKGLIGAAVIVFISVVGDLTESMFKRQSGIKDSSNLLPGHGGVLDRIDSLTAAIPVFAVLLWMAAS, encoded by the coding sequence ATGCTTAAACAACGCATCATCACTGCACTGATTCTGCTGCCGATCGCTCTGGGCGGATTTTTTCTGCTCGAAGGCTCCGGTTTTGCCCTGTTCATCGGTCTGGTCGTGAGCCTGGGCGCCTGGGAATGGGCGCGTCTGGCCGGCTTCACTGCGCAGGCATTTCGTGTCGGCTACGCCGCGGTGGTCGCGCTGATGCTGTTCGTCATGTACATCCTGCCGGGGCTGGCGCCCTGGGTGCTGGGCGCTTCGGTGATCTGGTGGGCACTGGCAACATGGCTGGTGCTGACGTACCCGCGTTCCAGCGAGCGCTGGTCCAGTGCCGCCAGCAAACTGGTGATCGGATTGCTGATTCTGTTGCCCGCCTGGCAAGGGCTGGTGCAGATCAAGCAATACCCGCTCGGCAACTGGCTGATCATGGCCGTGATGGTACTGGTCTGGGGCGCTGACATCGGGGCGTATTTCTCCGGTCGCGCGTTCGGCAAGCGCAAGCTGGCGCCACAAGTCAGTCCCGGCAAAAGCTGGGAGGGCGTGTATGGCGGTCTGGCGCTGAGTCTGGTCATCACCACCCTGGTCGCGCTGTTCCGTGACTGGACGGTAGCGCAACTGTTCAAGGGCTTGATCGGTGCTGCGGTGATTGTCTTCATCTCGGTGGTGGGCGACCTCACCGAAAGCATGTTCAAGCGTCAGTCCGGCATCAAGGACAGCAGCAATCTGCTGCCTGGCCATGGTGGCGTGCTGGACCGCATCGACAGTCTGACGGCGGCGATACCGGTGTTCGCGGTGCTGTTGTGGATGGCGGCGTCGTGA
- the ispC gene encoding 1-deoxy-D-xylulose-5-phosphate reductoisomerase, with amino-acid sequence MSRPQQITVLGATGSIGLSTLDVIARHPERYQAFALSGFTRLSELFALCVRHLPKYAVVPEAGAARNLQDDLHAAGLSTQVLVGEEGLCQVAAAPEVDAVMAAIVGAAGLRPTLAAVEAGKKILLANKEALVMSGALFMQAVRKSGSVLLPIDSEHNAIFQCMPQDFARGLSNVGVRRILLTASGGPFRQTPMAELAHVSPDQACAHPNWSMGRKISVDSASMMNKGLELIEACWLFDAKPSQVEVVIHPQSVIHSLVDYVDGSVLAQLGNPDMRTPIANALAWPERIDSGVAPLDLFAVARLDFEAPDEERFPCLRLARQAAEAGNSAPAMLNAANEVAVAAFLDGRVRYLEIASIIEEVLNLEPVVALNDLDAVFTADATARALAGQWLKRHDR; translated from the coding sequence GTGAGTCGCCCGCAGCAGATTACAGTCCTGGGTGCGACCGGTTCGATCGGTCTGAGCACCCTGGATGTCATCGCCCGGCATCCGGAGCGTTATCAGGCTTTCGCCCTGAGCGGTTTTACCCGCCTGAGCGAACTGTTTGCCCTGTGTGTTCGCCATCTCCCGAAATATGCAGTAGTGCCGGAAGCCGGCGCTGCTCGTAATCTTCAGGACGATTTGCATGCGGCGGGCCTGTCGACGCAAGTACTGGTCGGTGAGGAAGGCCTGTGTCAGGTCGCTGCCGCGCCGGAAGTGGATGCCGTCATGGCCGCCATCGTCGGTGCTGCCGGTCTGCGCCCGACTCTGGCGGCTGTCGAGGCAGGCAAGAAAATTCTTCTGGCCAACAAGGAAGCGCTGGTCATGTCCGGCGCCTTGTTCATGCAGGCGGTGCGCAAAAGCGGTTCGGTTCTGTTGCCGATCGACAGCGAGCACAACGCGATTTTTCAGTGCATGCCGCAGGACTTTGCTCGCGGGCTGAGTAACGTTGGAGTCCGTCGGATTTTGCTGACGGCCTCTGGTGGCCCTTTCCGGCAGACGCCGATGGCCGAGCTGGCGCATGTTTCACCCGATCAGGCGTGTGCGCACCCGAACTGGTCGATGGGGCGCAAGATCTCGGTGGATTCGGCCAGCATGATGAACAAAGGGCTCGAGTTGATCGAGGCCTGCTGGTTGTTCGATGCCAAGCCTTCGCAAGTCGAGGTGGTGATTCATCCGCAGAGCGTGATTCATTCGCTGGTCGATTATGTGGACGGTTCGGTGTTGGCGCAGTTGGGTAACCCCGATATGCGCACTCCGATTGCCAACGCCCTGGCCTGGCCTGAGCGCATTGATTCGGGCGTGGCGCCGCTGGATCTGTTCGCTGTTGCCCGCCTGGATTTCGAAGCTCCCGACGAAGAGCGCTTTCCGTGCCTGCGTCTGGCGCGCCAGGCTGCCGAGGCTGGAAACAGCGCCCCGGCCATGCTCAATGCGGCGAATGAAGTGGCGGTTGCCGCGTTTCTCGACGGACGGGTTCGCTATCTGGAAATCGCGAGTATCATCGAGGAAGTCTTGAATCTCGAGCCGGTAGTGGCGTTGAACGATCTCGATGCGGTGTTTACCGCGGACGCGACTGCCAGGGCATTGGCCGGGCAGTGGTTGAAGCGTCACGACCGATAG
- the uppS gene encoding polyprenyl diphosphate synthase: MDKTKQTAPSAVPRHVAIIMDGNNRWAKKRFMPGVAGHKAGVDAVRAVIEVCAEAKVEVLTLFAFSSENWQRPADEVSALMDLFFKALRREAKRLNDNNISLRIIGDRTRFHPELQAAMREAEAMTAGANRFILQIAANYGGQWDIAQAAQRLAREVQAGHLRPEDITPDLLQTCLVTGDLPLPDLCIRTGGEHRISNFLLWQLAYAELYFSDLFWPDFKHEAMRNALADFASRQRRFGKTSEQVEAGARV, translated from the coding sequence AATCGCTGGGCAAAAAAACGCTTTATGCCGGGTGTTGCCGGGCATAAAGCGGGCGTGGATGCTGTGCGGGCGGTGATCGAGGTGTGTGCCGAGGCCAAGGTCGAGGTGCTCACCCTGTTCGCCTTCTCCAGTGAAAACTGGCAGCGCCCGGCCGATGAGGTCAGCGCCTTGATGGATCTGTTCTTCAAGGCGCTGCGTCGTGAGGCCAAGCGCCTGAACGACAACAACATCAGCCTGCGCATTATCGGTGACCGAACGCGATTCCATCCGGAGCTTCAGGCCGCCATGCGTGAAGCGGAAGCGATGACTGCCGGTGCCAACCGATTCATTCTGCAGATAGCCGCCAACTACGGCGGTCAGTGGGATATCGCGCAAGCGGCGCAGCGTCTGGCACGTGAGGTTCAGGCCGGTCATCTGCGGCCGGAAGACATCACGCCGGATCTGCTGCAGACCTGTCTGGTCACCGGTGATCTGCCGTTGCCAGACTTGTGCATTCGTACTGGCGGCGAGCACCGCATCAGCAACTTCCTCTTGTGGCAGTTGGCATACGCCGAGTTGTATTTCTCCGACCTGTTCTGGCCGGACTTCAAACACGAAGCCATGCGCAATGCGCTGGCCGATTTCGCTTCGCGCCAGCGTCGTTTCGGTAAAACGAGCGAGCAGGTCGAAGCTGGAGCCCGGGTTTAA